In Salana multivorans, a single genomic region encodes these proteins:
- a CDS encoding ABC transporter permease, producing MTTTPGPSRRALLRVAALAGRALLVVWVTATVVFLALRAAGGDPVEAVLGGPGSQAGPEAVAAARAQYGLDLPIWQQYLLQLWRVLTLDLGDSYARRTPVLDLVLSALGPTAALAVSALVLGWLLALGAAWLVSWARAVSGRLAPVGRAVVAVVRGWEVLASVLPHFWLGAVLVALFAVGLRWFPATSTPGSLAGLVLPTVTLAIPLAGFLGQLLGEGVGDAESRPFATTARARGAGPTRVFARHTLRHAAIPTVALTGWAFGFLVSGAVVVETLFGRPGLGRLLVDSTLQRDVPVVMGAIVVIALVYVLLTVVTEAVEGLLDPRAATTGEDR from the coding sequence ATGACGACGACGCCCGGCCCGTCGCGCCGCGCCCTCCTCCGGGTGGCGGCGCTGGCGGGCCGGGCGCTGCTCGTCGTCTGGGTGACGGCGACGGTCGTCTTCCTCGCGCTGCGCGCCGCGGGCGGCGACCCGGTCGAGGCCGTGCTCGGCGGGCCGGGATCGCAGGCCGGCCCCGAGGCCGTGGCCGCCGCGCGGGCGCAGTACGGTCTCGACCTCCCGATCTGGCAGCAGTACCTGCTCCAGCTGTGGCGTGTCCTGACGCTCGACCTCGGCGACTCCTACGCCCGGCGCACGCCGGTGCTCGACCTCGTGCTCTCGGCGCTCGGGCCGACGGCCGCGCTCGCGGTGTCCGCCCTGGTCCTCGGCTGGCTCCTCGCGCTGGGCGCCGCCTGGCTCGTCTCGTGGGCGCGCGCCGTCTCCGGCAGGCTGGCGCCGGTGGGCCGCGCCGTCGTCGCCGTGGTCCGCGGCTGGGAGGTGCTCGCCTCCGTCCTGCCGCACTTCTGGCTGGGGGCGGTGCTCGTCGCGCTGTTCGCCGTCGGCCTGCGCTGGTTCCCCGCGACCTCGACGCCCGGCTCGCTGGCCGGGCTCGTCCTGCCGACCGTCACGCTCGCGATCCCGCTGGCCGGGTTCCTCGGCCAGCTGCTCGGCGAGGGCGTGGGTGACGCGGAGTCGCGCCCGTTCGCGACGACCGCGCGAGCCCGCGGCGCCGGCCCCACGCGGGTGTTCGCGCGGCACACGCTGCGGCACGCCGCCATCCCGACGGTCGCGCTGACCGGGTGGGCGTTCGGCTTCCTTGTCTCGGGGGCCGTCGTGGTCGAGACGCTGTTCGGCCGGCCAGGGCTCGGCCGGCTGCTGGTCGACTCGACCCTCCAGCGGGACGTGCCGGTCGTCATGGGCGCCATCGTCGTCATCGCGCTCGTCTACGTGCTGCTCACGGTCGTGACGGAGGCCGTCGAGGGGCTGCTCGACCCGCGCGCGGCCACGACCGGAGAGGACCGATGA
- a CDS encoding ABC transporter permease, with translation MRARLLGVAGWAALAVVVLLLLAVAAPDLLAPGDPDATDVTTSLHPPGWGHPLGTDELGRDVWTRVVHGARSSLGVGLVATTIGVAIALVLGLAAGLGPRWLSTVVARIVEILYAFPTLVLALLLVAVRGPGLAASVLAVGIATAPGYARILRARVRGVAVSGYVTAARLEGAGWWRRLTRHVLPNTLWPLVVVVTLGIGQAVVWVAGLGFLGLGALPPAAEWGAMLNAGRVYLTTAWWLSVGPGLAITVTAAALTVLGRALGRVSPS, from the coding sequence ATGAGGGCCCGGCTGCTCGGCGTCGCGGGGTGGGCGGCCCTCGCCGTCGTCGTCCTCCTGCTCCTCGCCGTCGCCGCACCCGACCTCCTCGCCCCGGGCGACCCGGACGCCACCGACGTCACCACCTCGCTCCACCCGCCCGGCTGGGGGCACCCGCTCGGCACGGACGAGCTCGGCCGCGACGTGTGGACCCGCGTCGTGCACGGGGCGCGGTCCTCCCTCGGCGTCGGCCTCGTCGCGACGACGATCGGCGTCGCGATCGCCCTCGTGCTCGGTCTCGCGGCCGGCCTCGGCCCGCGCTGGCTGTCGACGGTCGTCGCGCGCATCGTCGAGATCCTCTACGCCTTCCCGACGCTGGTCCTCGCGCTGCTGCTCGTCGCCGTGCGCGGCCCGGGGCTCGCGGCGTCCGTCCTCGCCGTCGGGATCGCCACGGCGCCCGGGTACGCACGGATCCTCCGGGCACGGGTGCGGGGCGTCGCCGTCTCCGGCTACGTCACGGCCGCGCGGCTCGAGGGCGCGGGGTGGTGGCGCCGCCTGACCCGGCACGTCCTGCCGAACACGCTGTGGCCGCTGGTCGTCGTCGTGACGCTCGGGATCGGGCAGGCCGTCGTCTGGGTCGCCGGTCTCGGCTTCCTCGGCCTCGGCGCGCTCCCGCCCGCGGCGGAGTGGGGGGCCATGCTCAACGCGGGTCGCGTCTACCTCACGACGGCGTGGTGGCTCAGCGTCGGGCCCGGTCTCGCGATCACGGTCACGGCAGCCGCGCTCACGGTGCTGGGGCGTGCGCTCGGGCGGGTGAGCCCGTCATGA
- a CDS encoding ATP-binding cassette domain-containing protein, with amino-acid sequence MRTPGRFTGIDMTTGQPSPVLDVRGLRVAFDAGRGRRTDVLHGVDLTVAAGECVAVVGASGAGKSVLARSLLGLAGEGGARAHVTAERLALAGRDLARASQRAWRQVRGRAVGLVLQDALGSLDPLRTVGAEVAEPLAVHRLAAGAERTARVETALADAGLDRPPVRRRQRSEELSGGMRQRALVASAIVTAPPLLVLDEPTTALDATVAVGVLDLLARLRDAGHGLLLITHDLGAVARVADRVVVLDAGRVVEQGPAVSVLTSPASDAARGLLAALPRGPKPVARDEPTGPPLLEGRGLRRVYPTPAGPIDAVRDVDLTLHAGESLGVVGESGSGKSTLARLLLAAERPDAGEVTLAGAPWSPAPERQRRGRRAFVRLVPQDPLGAMDPRRSVGRILRDAGAADDAAVVRLLASVRLEPATAGRMPRSLSGGQRQRVAIARALATDPGVLVLDEPVSALDVQVQAGILDLLATLQRERGLALVLVSHDLAVVRRTCDTVAVMSGGEIVERGPVERVWARPEHPVTRALLAAAPALP; translated from the coding sequence ATGAGGACGCCGGGACGGTTCACGGGCATCGACATGACGACGGGGCAGCCGTCTCCGGTGCTCGACGTGCGCGGGCTGCGAGTCGCGTTCGACGCCGGCCGCGGTCGCCGGACGGACGTCCTGCACGGCGTCGACCTCACGGTGGCGGCCGGCGAGTGCGTCGCCGTGGTCGGTGCGTCCGGCGCCGGGAAGTCGGTGCTCGCGCGAAGTCTGCTCGGCCTCGCCGGCGAGGGCGGGGCGCGCGCACACGTGACGGCCGAGCGGCTCGCCCTCGCCGGGCGCGACCTCGCGCGCGCGTCCCAGCGGGCGTGGCGCCAGGTGCGGGGGCGCGCGGTCGGGCTCGTGCTCCAGGACGCGCTCGGCTCGCTCGATCCGCTCCGGACGGTCGGCGCCGAGGTCGCCGAACCGCTCGCGGTGCACCGCCTCGCGGCCGGAGCCGAGCGGACCGCGCGCGTCGAGACGGCCCTCGCGGACGCCGGGCTCGACCGGCCGCCGGTCCGGCGACGTCAGCGCTCGGAGGAGCTGTCGGGCGGGATGCGCCAGCGCGCGCTCGTCGCGTCGGCGATCGTGACGGCGCCGCCCCTCCTCGTGCTCGACGAGCCGACGACGGCGCTCGACGCCACGGTCGCCGTCGGCGTGCTCGACCTGCTCGCGCGGCTGCGGGACGCGGGCCACGGGCTGCTGCTCATCACGCACGACCTCGGCGCGGTGGCGCGGGTGGCCGACCGCGTCGTCGTGCTCGACGCCGGCCGCGTCGTCGAGCAGGGTCCGGCCGTGAGCGTCCTGACCTCCCCGGCGAGCGACGCCGCGCGCGGCCTGCTCGCCGCGCTCCCCCGCGGCCCGAAGCCCGTCGCGCGCGACGAGCCGACCGGACCGCCGCTGCTGGAGGGCCGCGGCCTCCGGCGCGTCTACCCGACGCCGGCCGGACCGATCGACGCCGTGCGTGACGTCGACCTGACGCTGCACGCCGGTGAGTCGCTCGGCGTCGTGGGCGAGTCGGGGTCGGGCAAGTCGACGCTGGCCCGGCTGCTCCTCGCGGCCGAGCGACCCGACGCGGGCGAGGTCACCCTCGCGGGCGCCCCGTGGAGCCCGGCGCCCGAGCGGCAGCGGCGGGGCCGACGCGCCTTCGTCCGGCTCGTCCCGCAGGACCCGCTGGGGGCGATGGATCCGCGACGCAGCGTCGGCCGCATCCTGCGGGACGCGGGTGCGGCGGACGACGCGGCCGTCGTCCGGCTGCTCGCGTCCGTGCGGCTGGAGCCGGCGACGGCCGGACGGATGCCCCGCAGCCTCTCCGGTGGACAGCGTCAACGCGTCGCGATCGCGCGCGCCCTGGCGACGGATCCCGGCGTGCTCGTGCTCGACGAACCGGTCTCGGCGCTCGACGTCCAGGTGCAGGCCGGCATCCTCGACCTCCTGGCGACGCTGCAGCGCGAGCGAGGGCTGGCGCTCGTGCTGGTCTCGCACGACCTCGCGGTGGTCCGTCGCACGTGCGACACCGTCGCGGTCATGAGCGGCGGGGAGATCGTGGAGCGCGGACCGGTCGAGCGGGTCTGGGCCCGGCCCGAGCACCCGGTGACGCGGGCGCTGCTCGCGGCAGCGCCCGCGCTCCCCTGA
- a CDS encoding DUF4349 domain-containing protein yields MSLTTTVPARTSAGAAPARGRPRRRILVGLSLAVSAALVGACSSGGTDSGGAAYDSAADGGEYYAPEAGDMPVDPGLPGGVSGAERSVIQTGYVYATSDDPVAAATKLVGIIDAVGGRIESQQIVTASEYRHPSADLTTRIPSDHLTEILAQVGDAVDVVESQLTSEDVTAQVVDLDARITAKELSIERLEELLAGATTTADIISAEETLTQRQTELEQLLTMRKGYSDAVEMATITLHVSMPDQIPVSPPPGFTGGVASGWTSLVATVTGVLVVVGFIIPWLLVVAVIGGAWILGRRWLRARRPATPVTITTVASPAPASPSTPAEPSARVSEPTAPAATPPRGSELPTPARLSDPVAPAGTTAAATAAPSAPASEASPTPADESAHPEASPEPSPTEQAPEPPASTRD; encoded by the coding sequence ATGTCCCTGACCACGACCGTCCCAGCCCGCACGTCCGCAGGCGCCGCCCCGGCGCGCGGCCGTCCACGTCGCCGCATCCTCGTCGGCCTCTCGCTCGCGGTCTCGGCCGCGCTCGTCGGCGCCTGCTCGAGCGGCGGGACCGACAGCGGTGGCGCCGCCTACGACTCGGCCGCGGACGGTGGCGAGTACTACGCCCCCGAGGCCGGCGACATGCCGGTCGACCCCGGCCTCCCCGGCGGGGTGAGCGGCGCCGAGCGCAGCGTCATCCAGACCGGCTACGTGTACGCCACGTCCGACGACCCGGTCGCCGCGGCCACGAAGCTGGTCGGGATCATCGACGCCGTGGGCGGGCGGATCGAGTCCCAGCAGATCGTCACGGCGTCCGAGTACCGCCACCCCTCGGCCGACCTCACGACGCGGATCCCGAGCGACCACCTGACCGAGATCCTCGCGCAGGTGGGCGACGCCGTCGACGTCGTGGAGAGCCAGCTCACGTCCGAGGACGTGACGGCCCAGGTGGTCGACCTCGACGCCCGGATCACGGCCAAGGAGCTCTCCATCGAGCGCCTCGAGGAGCTGCTCGCCGGGGCGACCACGACCGCCGACATCATCAGCGCCGAGGAGACCCTGACCCAGCGTCAGACGGAGCTCGAGCAGCTCCTCACGATGCGCAAGGGCTACAGCGACGCCGTCGAGATGGCCACGATCACGCTCCACGTCTCGATGCCGGACCAGATCCCGGTCTCCCCGCCACCGGGCTTCACCGGCGGGGTCGCGTCCGGCTGGACCAGCCTCGTCGCGACCGTCACGGGCGTGCTCGTCGTGGTCGGGTTCATCATCCCGTGGCTGCTCGTGGTCGCCGTGATCGGCGGCGCGTGGATCCTCGGCCGGCGCTGGCTCCGCGCGCGCCGCCCGGCCACGCCCGTCACCATCACGACGGTCGCGTCGCCGGCCCCCGCGTCGCCGTCCACCCCGGCGGAGCCGTCCGCGCGGGTGTCGGAGCCGACGGCCCCGGCCGCCACCCCGCCCCGTGGGAGCGAGCTGCCGACCCCGGCACGGCTGTCCGACCCCGTCGCCCCAGCCGGGACGACGGCGGCGGCGACGGCAGCGCCCTCCGCGCCCGCGTCGGAGGCCTCGCCCACCCCGGCCGACGAGTCGGCGCACCCGGAGGCATCCCCCGAGCCCTCGCCGACCGAGCAGGCGCCCGAGCCGCCGGCCTCGACGCGGGACTAG
- a CDS encoding Crp/Fnr family transcriptional regulator encodes MTPAHHSVLLMLRQLGRRYTSGPLPEWDTFAASTRLLAFNPREVIPSTERDVFIVVRGLVKIVNADPEVVEPYVEEFIEAPGVMAPRARPSWASSTGAPLSFTRARSRAWGISPTDLVAIERSHLLRADYRVLEGLAARHPQWGQVHAAFLWTGIESVYSAARTIRLKDAEQRYRDLLKHRSSLAARVSQRDLASYLNVTESALSRIARRVREAPTPPAAPARSARATRPPSPGEPASGVRRSADPNGSAAAPGGTRPAPTERPAVPKGPEPGGSAAGPIERSSTSDERPAASSGQPRSTGRVPTTRRSAAPTGRPTTIGRPAPEGPTSGDAAAT; translated from the coding sequence GTGACGCCGGCTCATCACTCGGTGCTGCTCATGCTGCGCCAGCTCGGCCGGCGCTACACCTCCGGCCCGCTGCCGGAGTGGGACACGTTCGCCGCCTCGACCCGACTGCTCGCGTTCAACCCGCGCGAGGTCATCCCCTCCACCGAGCGCGACGTGTTCATCGTGGTGCGTGGCCTCGTCAAGATCGTCAACGCCGACCCGGAGGTCGTCGAGCCCTACGTCGAGGAGTTCATCGAGGCGCCGGGCGTCATGGCACCGCGCGCTCGCCCGTCGTGGGCCTCCTCGACCGGGGCCCCGCTCAGCTTCACGCGCGCCCGGTCACGGGCCTGGGGCATCTCGCCCACCGACCTCGTCGCGATCGAGCGCTCGCACCTGTTACGTGCCGACTATCGGGTGCTGGAGGGTCTGGCGGCACGCCACCCGCAGTGGGGACAGGTCCACGCCGCCTTCCTGTGGACCGGCATCGAGTCCGTGTACTCCGCGGCGCGCACGATCCGGCTCAAGGACGCCGAGCAGCGCTACCGGGACCTGCTCAAGCACCGCTCGTCGCTGGCCGCGCGGGTCAGCCAGCGCGACCTGGCCTCCTACCTCAACGTCACGGAGTCGGCCCTCAGTCGGATCGCGCGCCGGGTGCGGGAGGCGCCAACGCCGCCGGCGGCTCCGGCCCGGTCCGCGCGGGCGACGCGGCCTCCTTCGCCGGGTGAGCCCGCGTCGGGCGTCCGGAGGAGTGCGGACCCGAACGGGTCCGCCGCGGCACCGGGCGGGACGCGGCCGGCGCCGACCGAACGGCCCGCGGTACCGAAGGGGCCCGAGCCGGGGGGCTCGGCCGCCGGACCGATCGAGCGATCCTCGACCTCGGACGAGCGCCCCGCGGCGTCGAGTGGGCAGCCCCGGTCAACCGGTCGCGTTCCGACGACGAGACGGTCCGCGGCGCCGACCGGCCGGCCGACGACCATCGGACGACCCGCGCCCGAGGGGCCGACATCGGGGGACGCAGCGGCGACGTGA
- a CDS encoding methyltransferase domain-containing protein, with protein sequence MRCDYFERDVCRSCSWLPLSYDDQLDDKLAAARALLPEPREGWLAPVRSPRERFRNKAKVSVGGTVDAPLLGIPSLAGPVGAVTDLAACPLHVEPIEAALGTLRSFVTRATLVPYDVATRRGELKHLLVTANPRGELMVRFVLRSREAETRIRKHLPDLLAELPGLRVVSLNLLPEHAALTEGAQEIVLVGDTLTMPVDDLDLHLRPRSFFQTNTGVAAALYRRAAAWVGELAPHSLWDLYCGVGGFALSAARAVPGLDVLGVEISDEAIASARRSAADLGLDNARFEVGDATTVDGSGTRRGEVGRGEADTTGGAAGRTTSGAPAGDADSSGPDVAPTPDVVVVNPPRRGIGPDLAAWLERGRAEAVLYSSCNPTTLARDLAAMPSLRLERAQLLDMFPNTPHSEVLTLLRRRER encoded by the coding sequence GTGCGGTGCGACTACTTCGAGCGGGACGTGTGTCGCTCCTGCTCCTGGTTGCCGCTGTCCTACGACGACCAGCTCGACGACAAGCTCGCGGCCGCGCGAGCCCTCCTCCCGGAGCCGAGGGAGGGCTGGCTCGCTCCGGTCCGCAGCCCGCGCGAGCGGTTCCGCAACAAGGCCAAGGTGAGCGTCGGCGGGACGGTCGACGCGCCGCTGCTCGGCATCCCCTCACTCGCGGGCCCGGTCGGCGCCGTGACGGATCTCGCGGCCTGCCCCCTGCACGTCGAGCCGATCGAGGCGGCGCTCGGGACGCTGCGGTCGTTCGTCACGCGCGCGACGCTGGTCCCCTACGACGTCGCGACCCGGCGCGGGGAGCTCAAGCACCTGCTGGTCACGGCCAACCCGCGCGGAGAGCTCATGGTGCGGTTCGTCCTGCGCTCGCGCGAGGCCGAGACCCGCATCCGCAAGCACCTGCCCGACCTGCTCGCGGAGCTGCCCGGTCTGCGTGTCGTCTCGCTCAACCTGCTGCCGGAGCATGCGGCGCTGACCGAGGGGGCGCAGGAGATCGTGCTCGTCGGCGACACGCTCACCATGCCGGTCGACGACCTCGACCTCCATCTGCGCCCGCGGTCCTTCTTCCAGACGAACACGGGTGTCGCGGCGGCGCTCTACCGACGGGCGGCCGCGTGGGTCGGGGAGCTCGCGCCGCATTCCCTGTGGGACCTGTACTGCGGGGTGGGCGGCTTCGCGCTCAGTGCCGCGCGGGCCGTCCCCGGGCTCGACGTGCTCGGGGTGGAGATCTCCGACGAGGCGATCGCGAGCGCGCGACGCAGCGCCGCCGACCTCGGGCTCGACAACGCGCGGTTCGAGGTCGGCGACGCCACGACGGTCGACGGCAGCGGGACCCGCCGCGGCGAGGTCGGCCGCGGCGAGGCCGACACGACGGGTGGCGCGGCGGGCCGCACGACGAGCGGCGCACCGGCCGGCGACGCGGACTCGTCGGGTCCGGACGTCGCGCCCACCCCGGACGTCGTCGTGGTCAACCCTCCCCGACGCGGCATCGGACCCGACCTGGCGGCGTGGCTGGAGCGCGGCCGGGCCGAGGCCGTCCTGTACTCCTCCTGCAACCCGACGACGCTGGCGCGCGACCTCGCCGCCATGCCCTCGCTGCGGCTGGAGCGCGCACAGCTCCTCGACATGTTCCCGAACACCCCGCACTCGGAGGTGCTGACCCTCCTGCGGCGGCGAGAGCGGTGA
- a CDS encoding VOC family protein: MTIAVAPYLQFRSNAREAMTYYRSVLGGEVGFSTFGEFGMTEDPAEADQVMHSQIVKDGVAVLMGADTPASMELPERSSIAVSLFGGAEDAEEMHRQWALLSDGAQAILEDLTKAPWGDEFGMLLDRYGTFWMVNIGSAQ, from the coding sequence ATGACGATCGCAGTCGCGCCCTACCTTCAGTTCCGTTCGAACGCCCGCGAGGCGATGACCTACTACCGGAGCGTGCTCGGCGGGGAGGTCGGGTTCTCCACCTTCGGCGAGTTCGGCATGACCGAGGACCCGGCAGAGGCCGACCAGGTGATGCACAGCCAGATCGTCAAGGACGGCGTCGCCGTCCTCATGGGCGCCGACACCCCGGCGTCGATGGAGCTGCCCGAGCGGTCGTCCATCGCGGTGTCCCTGTTCGGCGGGGCCGAGGACGCCGAGGAGATGCACCGCCAGTGGGCGCTCCTGAGCGACGGCGCCCAGGCGATCCTCGAGGACCTGACGAAGGCTCCCTGGGGGGACGAGTTCGGCATGCTCCTCGACCGGTACGGCACGTTCTGGATGGTCAACATCGGGTCGGCGCAGTAG
- a CDS encoding GNAT family N-acetyltransferase, with translation MTRQTRPDHRIRTDRLVLRAFRPDDGAGLLAMLGDPEVVRFEPYGQQTAADCDRMALERAADERFLAVTDADGELVGNLWVAPEGTPRLRTWLIGYVFRRDRWGRGLAGEAVEAVLTDLFVQRRAHRVVARCNPLNERSWRLLERVPMRREAHVRQGASFSDDEEGEPIWHDSFHYAILAEEWRALRLPEVRPVG, from the coding sequence ATGACGCGCCAGACCCGTCCCGATCACCGGATTCGCACGGATCGACTTGTCCTGCGGGCGTTCCGGCCGGACGACGGTGCCGGGCTGCTGGCGATGCTCGGCGACCCGGAGGTCGTCCGGTTCGAGCCGTACGGGCAGCAGACGGCAGCTGACTGCGACCGCATGGCGCTCGAGCGCGCGGCGGACGAGCGGTTCCTCGCGGTGACCGACGCCGACGGTGAGCTGGTCGGGAACCTCTGGGTGGCCCCGGAGGGGACGCCACGACTTCGGACGTGGCTCATCGGATACGTGTTCCGTCGCGACCGCTGGGGACGAGGGCTCGCCGGGGAGGCCGTCGAGGCGGTGCTGACCGATCTGTTCGTCCAGCGCCGGGCGCACCGCGTCGTGGCCCGCTGCAACCCGCTCAACGAGAGGTCGTGGCGGCTGCTCGAGCGCGTGCCGATGCGCCGCGAGGCGCACGTGAGGCAGGGGGCGAGCTTCAGTGACGATGAGGAGGGCGAGCCGATCTGGCACGACTCGTTCCACTACGCGATCCTGGCCGAGGAGTGGCGCGCGCTGAGGCTCCCCGAGGTGCGTCCAGTCGGCTGA
- a CDS encoding DEAD/DEAH box helicase, which yields MTVLSPAHPLALAAGTSPDEAFEAFEGYASERGLTLYDHQTEAALAIVGGEHVVLATPTGSGKSLVAVAAHAAALARGARTFYTAPVKALVSEKFFDLAAVFGAANVGMITGDVAINPTAPIICCTAEILAAQTLRGQLASGAAPSGHDAGDGENDADVVVVADEFHFYADPQRGAAWQIPLLDLPGAQFVLMSATLGDMTGIVADLERRTGRTAQVITHTERPVPLSFTYSLEPLTELVEELLTTHRAPVYLVHFTQAAALERAQALTSIPVTTREQRAAIAAALAGERFAGGFGSTLSRLLRLGIGVHHAGMLPRYRRLVERLVQAGHLRVVCGTDTLGVGVNMPIRTVVLTSLVKFDGERQRHLTAREFHQIAGRAGRAGFDTVGDVVVQAPEHVIENAKALAKAGDDERKRRKIVRKKAPEGQVNWTDKTFERLRDADPEQLTSRFTVTHAMVLAALERPGDPVTRLYRLLTSTHDSLGPHPNPANPHLRRAVAIYRSLRQAGLVEHVQRSRTAPGEPTVRLVAEMPDDFALNSPLAPFALAAFELLDPEADPFTRALDVLSVVEAVTPGPRPVLMAQQHAARGEAIGAMKADGLEYEERMELLDDVTYPQPLAELLGAGWTAYARANPWAAEHELQPKSIVREMVETGMTFSELVSRYSVQRSEGLVLRYLTDVYRALRQILPDALRTPEAEDVLTWLGEVVRQVDSSLLDEWEALAGAASDAADGLTDEEVERAERRFGDAETPPPFSVNTRAVRVAARGAAFRRVELLAREDYGALGELDATAGWDAQRWRDELAPYWEEYDDIGVSGAARAPSLTILDETGRTWRLAQILDDPEGDRDWRLVLEVDLDASDAAGELVVRPVRLGPASPTA from the coding sequence GTGACCGTGCTCAGCCCCGCCCACCCGCTCGCTCTCGCCGCGGGTACCTCACCGGACGAGGCGTTCGAGGCCTTCGAGGGGTACGCCAGCGAGCGCGGCCTCACGCTCTACGACCACCAGACCGAGGCCGCCCTCGCCATCGTCGGCGGCGAGCACGTCGTCCTCGCGACGCCGACCGGCAGCGGGAAGTCGCTCGTCGCGGTCGCGGCGCACGCGGCGGCGCTGGCGCGCGGGGCGCGCACCTTCTACACGGCACCGGTCAAGGCGCTGGTCAGCGAGAAGTTCTTCGACCTCGCCGCCGTGTTCGGGGCGGCCAACGTCGGGATGATCACGGGCGACGTCGCGATCAACCCGACCGCCCCGATCATCTGCTGCACCGCCGAGATCCTCGCCGCCCAGACGCTGCGCGGCCAGCTCGCGTCCGGCGCCGCGCCGTCGGGCCACGACGCCGGCGACGGCGAGAACGACGCCGACGTGGTCGTCGTCGCCGACGAGTTCCACTTCTACGCCGACCCGCAGCGCGGCGCGGCCTGGCAGATCCCCCTGCTCGACCTGCCGGGCGCCCAGTTCGTCCTCATGTCCGCGACGCTCGGCGACATGACGGGCATCGTCGCCGACCTGGAGCGCCGGACCGGCCGCACCGCCCAGGTCATCACGCACACCGAGCGGCCCGTCCCGCTCAGCTTCACCTACTCCCTCGAGCCGCTGACCGAGCTGGTCGAGGAGCTGCTCACGACCCACCGCGCCCCCGTCTACCTCGTCCACTTCACCCAGGCGGCCGCCCTGGAGCGCGCGCAGGCGCTCACCTCGATCCCGGTCACGACCCGGGAGCAGCGCGCCGCCATCGCCGCGGCGCTGGCGGGCGAGCGCTTCGCCGGCGGCTTCGGCAGCACGCTGTCCCGCCTCCTCCGGCTCGGCATCGGCGTCCACCACGCCGGGATGCTCCCCCGCTACCGCCGGCTCGTCGAGCGACTGGTCCAGGCCGGCCACCTGCGCGTCGTCTGTGGCACCGACACGCTCGGCGTCGGTGTCAACATGCCGATCCGCACGGTCGTGCTCACCTCGCTCGTCAAGTTCGACGGCGAGCGCCAGCGCCACCTCACGGCGCGTGAGTTCCACCAGATCGCCGGCCGCGCGGGCCGGGCCGGCTTCGACACCGTCGGCGACGTCGTGGTCCAGGCGCCCGAGCACGTCATCGAGAACGCCAAGGCGCTCGCCAAGGCCGGCGACGACGAGCGCAAGCGCCGCAAGATCGTCCGGAAGAAGGCGCCCGAGGGCCAGGTGAACTGGACCGACAAGACCTTCGAGCGGCTGCGCGACGCCGACCCGGAGCAGCTCACCTCCCGGTTCACCGTCACGCACGCCATGGTCCTCGCGGCGCTCGAACGCCCCGGCGACCCGGTGACCCGCCTGTACCGGCTGCTCACCTCGACCCACGACTCCCTCGGGCCGCACCCGAACCCGGCCAACCCGCACCTGCGCCGCGCCGTCGCGATCTACCGCTCCCTGCGTCAGGCCGGTCTCGTCGAGCACGTCCAGCGCTCACGCACGGCGCCCGGCGAGCCGACCGTCCGCCTCGTCGCCGAGATGCCGGACGACTTCGCGCTCAACTCCCCGCTCGCCCCCTTCGCCCTCGCGGCGTTCGAGCTGCTCGACCCCGAGGCCGACCCGTTCACCCGCGCGCTCGACGTGCTCTCCGTCGTCGAGGCCGTCACACCCGGCCCGCGTCCCGTCCTCATGGCACAGCAGCACGCCGCCCGCGGCGAGGCGATCGGGGCGATGAAGGCCGACGGCCTCGAGTACGAGGAGCGGATGGAGCTGCTCGACGACGTGACCTACCCGCAGCCGCTCGCCGAGCTGCTGGGCGCGGGCTGGACGGCCTACGCCAGGGCGAACCCGTGGGCCGCCGAGCACGAGCTCCAGCCGAAGTCGATCGTGCGCGAGATGGTCGAGACCGGCATGACCTTCTCCGAGCTGGTCTCGCGCTACTCGGTGCAGCGCAGCGAGGGTCTGGTCCTGCGCTACCTGACGGACGTCTACCGCGCACTGCGCCAGATCCTCCCCGACGCGCTGCGCACACCCGAGGCCGAGGACGTGCTCACGTGGCTCGGCGAGGTCGTGCGGCAGGTCGACTCCTCGCTCCTCGACGAGTGGGAGGCGCTCGCCGGAGCCGCCTCCGACGCGGCGGACGGCCTCACGGACGAGGAGGTCGAGCGCGCCGAGCGCCGCTTCGGCGACGCCGAGACCCCGCCCCCGTTCTCCGTCAACACGCGCGCCGTGCGCGTGGCCGCCCGCGGCGCGGCGTTCCGCCGGGTCGAGCTGCTCGCTCGCGAGGACTACGGCGCGCTCGGCGAGCTCGATGCGACCGCCGGCTGGGACGCGCAGCGCTGGCGGGACGAGCTCGCCCCGTACTGGGAGGAGTACGACGACATCGGCGTCTCCGGCGCCGCGCGGGCACCGTCGCTCACGATCCTCGACGAGACGGGGCGGACCTGGCGGCTCGCGCAGATCCTCGACGACCCCGAGGGCGACCGGGACTGGCGGCTGGTCCTCGAGGTCGACCTCGACGCCTCCGACGCCGCCGGGGAGCTCGTCGTGCGTCCGGTGCGCCTGGGGCCGGCGAGCCCGACAGCGTAG